One genomic region from Paraburkholderia azotifigens encodes:
- the glnL gene encoding nitrogen regulation protein NR(II) yields MVLKNLIKARKGHTDALSDDAQLVDSGLLPGFEALPTVVLVLDKRTLRVAFANPSAESMLDMSRRQLTQMAWPDIFANGEELTATIAAIAAHRFHATHLDAVLERPGHEPLHVHAVVGFLESAQDYVLLELFENERHLRSDREERIHDLTAVNKQLIRNLAHEIKNPLGGIRGAAQLLEFELGARERDELREYTQVVIKESDRLQTLVDRLLEPHRHPHIVGDVNIHEVCERVRAVILAEFPRGLTIERDYDVSVPDLRGDKEQLIQALLNIVRNAAEALRERISQGDARIELRTRVARKVTIAKRLCKLALDLHIVDNGPGIPEDIRDRIFYPLVSGREDGSGLGLTLAQTFVQQHEGMIEVESRPGHTEFQILLPLDC; encoded by the coding sequence ATGGTATTGAAGAACCTGATCAAGGCCAGAAAAGGGCACACCGACGCATTGTCGGATGACGCGCAACTCGTCGACTCCGGTCTGCTGCCGGGCTTCGAGGCGCTGCCCACCGTCGTGCTCGTGCTCGACAAGCGGACGCTGCGTGTCGCGTTCGCGAATCCGTCGGCCGAGTCGATGCTCGACATGTCGCGCCGGCAACTCACGCAAATGGCATGGCCCGACATCTTCGCGAACGGCGAGGAACTGACGGCGACCATCGCCGCGATCGCCGCTCACCGTTTTCACGCGACTCACCTCGATGCCGTGCTCGAGCGCCCCGGCCACGAGCCGCTGCATGTGCATGCCGTCGTCGGCTTTCTGGAGAGCGCACAGGACTACGTGCTGCTCGAACTGTTCGAGAACGAACGTCATCTGAGGTCGGATCGCGAAGAGCGCATTCACGACCTCACCGCCGTCAACAAGCAGCTGATCCGCAATCTCGCACACGAGATCAAGAACCCGCTTGGCGGCATTCGTGGCGCGGCGCAACTGCTCGAATTCGAACTCGGCGCGCGCGAACGCGACGAGTTGCGCGAGTACACGCAGGTCGTCATCAAGGAATCGGATCGGCTGCAGACACTCGTCGATCGGCTGCTCGAACCGCATCGTCATCCGCATATCGTCGGCGACGTGAATATTCACGAAGTGTGCGAGCGCGTGCGCGCCGTGATTCTTGCGGAGTTTCCGCGCGGCCTCACGATCGAACGGGACTACGACGTCAGTGTTCCCGATCTGCGCGGCGACAAGGAGCAACTGATCCAGGCGCTGCTGAACATCGTGCGCAACGCGGCCGAGGCATTGCGCGAACGCATCTCGCAGGGCGATGCGCGCATCGAGTTGCGCACGCGGGTTGCGCGCAAGGTGACGATCGCGAAACGTCTTTGCAAGCTGGCACTGGACTTGCATATCGTCGACAACGGACCCGGCATTCCCGAAGACATCCGCGACCGCATTTTCTATCCGCTCGTATCGGGCCGTGAAGACGGCAGCGGTCTCGGCCTGACGCTCGCGCAGACTTTCGTGCAACAACACGAAGGGATGATCGAAGTGGAGAGCCGTCCGGGTCACACCGAGTTTCAGATTTTGCTGCCGCTCGACTGCTGA
- the xth gene encoding exodeoxyribonuclease III yields the protein MKLATWNVNSLKVRQQHVIDWLELSQTDVLCLQELKLPDEKFPRAELEEKGYRSWFAGQKTYNGVGILVRNGLGVDEDSIVRNIPGFEDPQQRVIAATIEGVRVISAYFPNGQAPGTDKFAYKLRWLDAMHDWIASELAQHPKLALLGDYNIAPEDRDVHDPKAWEGQNLVSPEERSQFNRLIELGLVDSFRLFDQPEKTFTWWDYRMLAFRRNAGLRIDHILLSKPLAASCTHCDVDKTPRKWDQPSDHAPVVALAE from the coding sequence ATGAAATTAGCCACGTGGAACGTGAACTCACTGAAGGTTCGTCAGCAGCATGTGATCGACTGGCTCGAACTTAGCCAGACCGACGTGCTGTGTCTTCAGGAACTGAAACTGCCCGACGAAAAATTTCCGCGCGCCGAACTCGAAGAAAAGGGTTATCGCAGCTGGTTCGCGGGCCAGAAGACGTACAACGGCGTCGGCATTCTCGTGCGTAACGGCTTGGGCGTCGATGAAGACAGCATCGTGCGTAACATCCCTGGCTTCGAAGATCCACAGCAACGCGTGATTGCGGCCACCATAGAAGGCGTGCGTGTGATCTCCGCCTACTTCCCGAACGGCCAGGCACCCGGCACCGACAAATTCGCCTACAAGCTGCGCTGGCTCGACGCGATGCACGACTGGATCGCGAGCGAACTCGCGCAGCATCCGAAGCTCGCGCTGCTCGGCGATTACAACATCGCACCCGAAGACCGCGACGTGCATGATCCGAAGGCGTGGGAAGGACAGAACCTCGTGTCGCCGGAAGAGCGCTCGCAGTTCAACCGCCTGATCGAACTCGGCCTCGTCGATTCGTTCCGGCTCTTCGATCAGCCCGAAAAAACCTTCACGTGGTGGGATTACCGGATGCTCGCGTTCCGCCGCAACGCGGGCTTGCGCATCGACCATATTCTGCTGTCGAAGCCGCTCGCGGCCAGCTGCACCCATTGTGACGTCGACAAGACGCCGCGCAAGTGGGACCAGCCGTCGGACCACGCACCCGTCGTCGCGCTCGCCGAATAA
- a CDS encoding DUF2950 domain-containing protein: MIRNPTRFLAHAQQALSAVAAATLLAIAQPAAAQAVYPTPDDAAEAFANALSTNDHPAMEKVLGKNYGRYIPTTNIGEDDIYAFLGQWAKGHRIVDDPAPHNGRKRVHLAVGDGGWTLPIPIVQTARGWQFDTPAATDEMLTRRIGRNERAAILTSLAYVDAQNDYRGQMQHYAQKFISSPGQHDGLYWPTSEGEPESPLGPLAATMPHQIAPGEAYYGYHYRILTSQGSQADGGAQSYLKDGTLSKGFGLVAWPAEYGKTGVMSFIVNQNGQVYEKNLGPQTARVAGAITSFNPDSSWQATQP; this comes from the coding sequence ATGATCCGCAATCCGACTCGATTCCTGGCACACGCCCAGCAAGCCTTGAGCGCCGTAGCCGCCGCGACGCTGCTCGCCATCGCGCAACCGGCCGCCGCGCAAGCCGTCTACCCGACGCCAGACGACGCCGCCGAAGCATTCGCCAACGCGCTCTCGACCAACGACCATCCGGCGATGGAAAAGGTGCTCGGCAAGAACTACGGCCGCTACATTCCGACCACCAACATCGGCGAGGACGATATCTACGCGTTCCTCGGACAATGGGCAAAGGGACACCGGATCGTCGACGACCCGGCGCCGCACAACGGCCGCAAGCGCGTGCATCTGGCCGTCGGCGACGGCGGCTGGACGCTGCCCATCCCGATCGTGCAAACGGCTCGCGGCTGGCAATTCGATACGCCCGCCGCCACCGACGAAATGCTCACGCGCCGCATCGGCCGCAACGAACGCGCGGCGATTCTGACCTCGCTCGCCTATGTCGATGCGCAGAACGACTATCGCGGCCAGATGCAGCACTACGCGCAGAAGTTCATCAGTTCGCCCGGCCAGCACGACGGCCTGTATTGGCCGACGTCCGAGGGCGAGCCCGAGAGCCCGCTCGGTCCGCTCGCCGCGACGATGCCGCACCAGATCGCGCCCGGCGAGGCGTACTACGGCTATCACTACCGCATCCTGACGTCGCAAGGCTCACAGGCCGATGGCGGCGCGCAGAGCTATCTGAAGGACGGCACGCTGTCGAAGGGCTTCGGCCTCGTCGCGTGGCCCGCCGAATACGGCAAGACGGGCGTGATGAGCTTCATCGTCAATCAGAACGGACAGGTCTACGAGAAGAATCTCGGGCCGCAGACCGCGCGCGTCGCGGGGGCGATCACGTCGTTCAATCCCGATTCTTCCTGGCAGGCCACCCAGCCCTGA
- the ntrC gene encoding nitrogen regulation protein NR(I) yields the protein MKPIWIVDDDQSIRWVLEKALARENFATRSFANVREAAGALEHDSPQVLVSDIRMPGGSGLELLQTVRDRVPGLPVIIMTAFSDLDSAVAAFQGGAFEYLAKPFDVDKAVELIRRAVDESMRGEQTWDDRVAEAPEMLGQAPAMQDMFRAIGRLSHSAATVLITGESGTGKELVARALHRHSPRANGPFIALNTAAIPKDLLESELFGHERGAFTGAQAMRQGRFEQAENGTLFLDEIGDMPFDLQTRLLRVLSDGQFYRVGGHNPLRANVRVIAATHQNLESRVRQGLFREDLYHRLNVIRLRLPALRERSEDIPLLTRHFLQKSARDLGVEPKRVSDEALAYMTSLPFPGNVRQLENLANWLTVMAPAQTIEIKDLPPDLVSTQQSGAEFAMAASAASSDVVSGNGGTANGVAPALGPVVVPGGAAIPSPVAAWESGLRTEVAKLLRENAADVMDELSRRFEAAVIREALDFTRGRKVEAAERLGIGRNTITRKIQELNLEP from the coding sequence ATGAAGCCGATCTGGATAGTAGACGACGATCAATCGATCCGTTGGGTGCTCGAAAAAGCACTCGCCCGCGAGAACTTCGCGACGCGCAGCTTTGCGAACGTGCGCGAAGCCGCGGGCGCACTGGAACACGACAGCCCGCAAGTGCTCGTCTCCGACATCAGAATGCCCGGTGGTTCAGGGCTCGAACTGCTGCAGACGGTGCGCGACCGCGTGCCGGGGCTGCCCGTCATCATCATGACGGCGTTCTCGGATCTCGATAGCGCTGTCGCCGCGTTTCAGGGCGGCGCGTTCGAATATCTCGCGAAGCCGTTCGACGTGGACAAGGCTGTCGAACTGATTCGCCGCGCCGTGGACGAAAGCATGCGCGGCGAGCAGACGTGGGACGACCGCGTCGCCGAAGCGCCCGAGATGCTCGGTCAGGCGCCCGCGATGCAGGACATGTTCCGCGCGATCGGCCGCCTGTCGCATTCGGCCGCGACCGTGCTCATTACGGGCGAATCAGGCACCGGTAAGGAACTTGTCGCGCGCGCCTTGCACCGACATAGCCCACGCGCGAACGGTCCGTTCATCGCATTGAACACGGCAGCGATTCCGAAAGATCTGCTGGAATCCGAATTGTTCGGTCACGAGCGTGGCGCGTTTACGGGTGCGCAGGCGATGCGTCAGGGCCGCTTTGAACAGGCTGAGAACGGTACGCTGTTTCTCGATGAAATCGGCGATATGCCGTTCGATTTGCAGACGCGACTGTTGCGCGTGCTGTCGGATGGCCAGTTCTATCGCGTCGGTGGGCACAATCCGTTGCGCGCGAACGTGCGCGTGATCGCGGCGACGCATCAGAATCTCGAATCGCGGGTGCGCCAGGGCTTGTTCCGCGAGGACTTGTATCACCGGCTGAACGTGATCCGGCTGCGTTTGCCGGCGCTGCGCGAACGCAGCGAAGATATCCCGCTGCTCACGCGGCATTTCCTGCAGAAGAGCGCGCGCGATCTCGGTGTCGAACCGAAGCGCGTGTCGGACGAGGCGCTCGCTTATATGACGTCGCTGCCGTTTCCGGGCAATGTGCGGCAGCTCGAGAACCTCGCGAACTGGCTGACCGTGATGGCGCCCGCGCAGACGATCGAGATCAAGGATCTGCCGCCCGATCTCGTGTCGACGCAGCAGAGCGGGGCGGAGTTCGCGATGGCGGCGAGCGCGGCTTCGAGCGATGTCGTGTCGGGTAATGGCGGCACGGCTAACGGTGTCGCGCCTGCTCTGGGTCCCGTTGTCGTGCCGGGCGGCGCGGCGATTCCTTCGCCGGTCGCTGCATGGGAAAGCGGCTTGCGCACGGAAGTGGCGAAGCTCTTGCGCGAGAACGCCGCTGACGTGATGGATGAGCTGTCGCGGCGTTTCGAAGCGGCTGTGATACGTGAAGCGCTCGATTTCACGCGCGGACGCAAGGTCGAAGCGGCGGAGCGGCTCGGTATCGGACGCAATACGATCACGCGCAAGATCCAGGAGTTGAATCTCGAACCGTAA
- the folD gene encoding bifunctional methylenetetrahydrofolate dehydrogenase/methenyltetrahydrofolate cyclohydrolase FolD has translation MTAKLIDGTALSKTLRADVATRAAALTARGHRPGLAVVLVGDNPASEVYVRNKIKACEDNGLFSSYDRYSSTLTEADLLKRIDELNRDPKIHGILVQLPLPAHIDSHKVIEAIAPEKDVDGFHVANAGALMTGKPLFRPCTPYGVMKMFEAYGISLKGTNAVVIGRSNIVGKPMAMLLLQADATVTLCHSKTRDIGSFTREADVVVVATGLRNTLTADMVKPGATVIDVGMNRDENGKLCGDVDFANVREVAGHITPVPGGVGPMTITMLLVNTIEAAERAARQA, from the coding sequence ATGACAGCCAAACTGATCGACGGCACCGCCCTTTCCAAGACCCTGCGCGCCGACGTCGCCACGCGCGCCGCCGCCCTCACCGCCCGCGGACATCGGCCGGGTCTTGCCGTCGTGCTCGTCGGCGACAATCCGGCGAGCGAGGTCTACGTCCGCAACAAGATCAAGGCTTGCGAGGACAACGGACTCTTCTCCTCGTATGACCGCTATTCCTCGACGCTGACGGAAGCCGATCTGCTCAAGCGGATCGATGAACTCAACCGCGATCCGAAGATCCACGGCATTCTCGTGCAACTGCCGCTGCCCGCGCATATCGACAGCCACAAGGTGATCGAGGCGATCGCGCCCGAGAAGGACGTCGACGGCTTTCACGTTGCAAACGCCGGCGCGCTGATGACGGGCAAGCCGCTGTTCCGCCCGTGCACGCCGTATGGCGTGATGAAGATGTTCGAGGCTTACGGCATCTCGCTGAAGGGCACGAATGCCGTCGTGATCGGCCGTTCGAACATCGTCGGCAAGCCGATGGCGATGCTGCTGCTGCAGGCCGACGCGACCGTCACGCTCTGCCACAGCAAGACGCGCGACATCGGCTCGTTCACGCGCGAAGCGGATGTCGTCGTCGTCGCGACGGGCCTGCGCAATACCTTGACGGCCGATATGGTGAAGCCCGGTGCGACCGTGATCGACGTCGGCATGAACCGCGACGAGAACGGCAAGCTGTGCGGCGACGTCGATTTCGCGAACGTCAGGGAAGTGGCCGGCCATATCACGCCCGTGCCGGGCGGCGTCGGTCCGATGACGATCACGATGCTGCTCGTCAACACGATCGAAGCAGCCGAACGCGCCGCCCGCCAGGCCTGA
- a CDS encoding amidohydrolase family protein, translated as MDLIIRRAALPRSAAQQREPVDIGIESGRIVAVEPKLAASAREEIDANGALVTPPFVDAHFHMDATLSYGLPRVNASGTLLEGIALWGELKPHLTQEALVERALQYCDWAVARGLLAIRTHVDVCDERLLAVEALLEVKRLVAPYMDLQLVAFPQDGLLRSAGAFDNLKRAIAMGVDVVGGIPHFERTMADGAESVRLLCEFAAQKGLRVDMHCDESDDPMSRHIETLAAQTHRLGMHGRVTGSHLTSMHSMDNYYVSKLLPLMRESGVAAIANPLINITLQGRSDTYPKRRGMTRVPEMLAAGINVAFGHDCVMDPWYSLGSGDMLEVAHMGLHVAQMTGIDAMHACFDAVTANAARIFGLERYGIEPGCDANLVVLDARDAVEAIRLRAARLAVVSRGKVVSRAPAARASLSLEGRPTEVDFKLHRE; from the coding sequence ATGGATCTGATCATCCGTCGTGCCGCCTTGCCGCGCAGCGCCGCGCAACAGCGTGAGCCTGTCGATATCGGCATCGAGTCCGGCCGTATCGTCGCCGTCGAGCCGAAGCTCGCGGCGAGTGCGCGCGAGGAAATCGACGCGAACGGCGCACTCGTCACGCCGCCTTTCGTCGACGCGCATTTCCACATGGACGCGACGCTGTCGTATGGCCTGCCGCGCGTGAACGCGTCGGGCACCTTGCTCGAAGGTATCGCGTTGTGGGGCGAACTGAAGCCGCATCTGACGCAGGAGGCGCTCGTCGAACGTGCGCTGCAGTATTGCGACTGGGCCGTTGCGCGCGGGCTGCTGGCCATCCGTACGCACGTCGATGTGTGCGACGAGCGTCTGCTCGCCGTCGAGGCGCTGCTCGAAGTGAAGCGCCTCGTCGCGCCGTATATGGACCTGCAACTGGTCGCGTTTCCGCAAGATGGACTACTGCGCAGCGCGGGCGCGTTCGACAATCTGAAGCGCGCAATCGCGATGGGTGTCGACGTGGTCGGGGGCATTCCGCACTTCGAACGGACGATGGCGGACGGTGCGGAGTCCGTGCGGCTGCTTTGTGAGTTCGCTGCGCAGAAGGGGCTCCGCGTCGACATGCATTGCGACGAATCCGATGATCCGATGTCGCGTCACATCGAAACGCTCGCCGCTCAGACGCATCGGCTCGGAATGCACGGGCGCGTGACGGGCTCGCATCTGACGTCGATGCATTCGATGGACAACTACTACGTCAGCAAGCTGCTTCCGTTGATGCGCGAGTCAGGCGTGGCGGCCATCGCGAATCCGCTCATCAACATCACCTTGCAGGGGCGCTCGGATACGTATCCGAAGCGGCGCGGCATGACGCGTGTGCCTGAGATGCTGGCGGCGGGCATCAACGTCGCGTTCGGCCACGACTGCGTGATGGACCCATGGTATAGCCTCGGTTCCGGCGACATGCTCGAGGTCGCGCATATGGGCTTGCACGTCGCGCAGATGACGGGCATCGACGCGATGCATGCGTGCTTCGATGCCGTCACGGCGAATGCGGCGCGTATCTTCGGGCTGGAGCGTTACGGCATCGAGCCGGGATGCGACGCGAACCTCGTCGTGCTCGACGCACGCGATGCTGTCGAAGCGATCCGTTTGCGCGCGGCGAGGCTGGCCGTGGTGAGCCGAGGGAAGGTCGTGAGCCGCGCGCCTGCGGCGCGCGCGTCGCTGTCGCTCGAAGGGCGGCCGACGGAAGTGGACTTCAAGCTGCATCGCGAATAA
- the fixJ gene encoding oxygen response regulator transcription factor FixJ, which yields MNTPVTTQETVFVVDDDEAVRDSLRWLLEANGYRVQCFSSAEQFIDAWQPHQHPGQIACLILDVRMSGMSGLELQERLIADNTLLPIIFVTGHGDVPMAVSTMKKGAMDFIEKPFDEAELRKLVERMLDKARSESSSVQQQRAAAERLGKLTAREHQVLERIIAGRLNKQIADDLGISIKTVEAHRANIMEKLNVNTVADLLRLALSNKPQPAQ from the coding sequence ATGAACACCCCAGTTACCACACAGGAAACCGTGTTTGTCGTCGACGACGACGAAGCGGTGCGAGATTCACTGCGCTGGCTGCTGGAGGCGAACGGCTACCGCGTGCAGTGCTTCTCCAGCGCCGAGCAGTTCATCGACGCATGGCAGCCGCATCAGCACCCCGGCCAGATCGCGTGCCTGATCCTCGACGTGCGGATGTCGGGCATGAGCGGGCTCGAACTGCAGGAGCGCCTGATCGCCGACAACACGCTGCTCCCGATCATCTTCGTGACGGGTCACGGCGACGTGCCGATGGCCGTATCGACAATGAAGAAAGGCGCGATGGATTTCATCGAGAAGCCGTTCGACGAAGCCGAACTGCGCAAGCTGGTCGAGCGCATGCTCGACAAGGCGCGCAGCGAAAGCAGCAGCGTGCAGCAGCAGCGCGCCGCCGCCGAGCGCCTCGGCAAGCTCACGGCACGCGAGCATCAGGTGCTCGAGCGCATCATCGCGGGCCGCCTGAACAAGCAGATCGCCGACGACCTCGGCATCAGCATCAAGACGGTCGAAGCGCACCGCGCGAACATCATGGAAAAGCTCAACGTGAACACGGTGGCCGACCTGCTGCGTCTCGCGTTGTCTAACAAGCCGCAGCCCGCGCAGTAA
- a CDS encoding M3 family metallopeptidase: protein MSTSQPTSDNPLLDFSDLPRFGEIRPEHVTPALDVLLANATAAVERAAQPSTPASWADVVEPVERATEPLSRAWGVIGHLNAVADTPELRAVYGENLPRVTEFWSSVGQNLALYEKYKAIAASDDFASLTGERKKILNNSLRDFRLSGAELPEDQKPRFAELQERQAALSKAFSDHVLDATNAYAFFAESKDELAGLPEDAIEAAREAAEREAKSGWKFTLHFPSYFPVMQYSENRAMRETMYRAYITRASELGPQYGKGNPDWDNTANVAENLKLREEEAHMLGYKNFAEVSLAPKMAESPEQVMAFLEDLAMRARPHAEHDWTELREFSAGELGLSELQPWDVAFAAERLRQKRYSFSENEVKQYFPEDIVLKGLFKVTETLFGVKIRRDEAATWHPDVRFFRVENQDGGLVAQFYLDLYAREGKRGGAWMDDARSRRKPVNGAVQTPVAYLTCNFSAPVGGKPACFTHDEVITLFHEFGHGLHHMLTRVDELGVSGINGVEWDAVELPSQFMENFCWEWDVLSDMTQHVDTAKPLPRDLFDKMLAAKNFQSGLGTLRQIVFSMFDMKLHVDFDTAGAKSANDLAREINERFHVIPQAAFSRWPNTFSHIFAGGYAAGYYSYKWAEVLSADAYAAFEEAAQAGQGSVLDVATGTRYRKEILEVGGSRPAMESFKAFRGREPNIDALLRHNGMAPGSTPGIAH, encoded by the coding sequence ATGTCCACATCTCAACCGACATCCGACAATCCGCTCCTCGATTTTTCCGATCTGCCGCGCTTTGGCGAGATCCGCCCCGAACATGTGACGCCTGCCCTCGACGTGTTGCTCGCCAACGCGACGGCCGCCGTCGAGCGCGCCGCCCAACCGTCGACGCCGGCATCGTGGGCCGACGTCGTCGAGCCTGTCGAACGCGCGACGGAACCGCTGTCGCGCGCATGGGGCGTCATCGGCCATCTGAACGCGGTCGCCGATACGCCCGAGTTGCGCGCCGTGTATGGCGAAAACCTGCCGCGCGTGACCGAGTTCTGGTCGAGCGTCGGTCAGAATCTCGCGCTCTACGAGAAGTACAAGGCGATCGCCGCCAGCGACGATTTCGCATCGCTGACGGGCGAACGCAAGAAAATCCTGAACAACTCGCTGCGCGACTTCAGACTGTCGGGCGCGGAACTGCCTGAAGATCAGAAGCCGCGTTTCGCTGAGCTGCAGGAACGGCAAGCGGCGTTGTCGAAGGCATTCTCGGATCACGTGCTCGATGCGACCAACGCCTATGCATTTTTCGCGGAAAGCAAGGACGAACTGGCGGGCCTGCCCGAAGACGCAATCGAAGCCGCGCGCGAAGCGGCCGAGCGCGAAGCCAAGAGCGGCTGGAAATTCACGCTGCATTTCCCGTCGTACTTCCCGGTCATGCAGTACTCGGAAAATCGCGCGATGCGCGAGACGATGTACCGCGCCTATATCACGCGTGCGTCGGAACTCGGACCGCAATACGGCAAGGGCAATCCCGACTGGGACAACACGGCCAACGTCGCCGAAAACCTGAAACTGCGCGAAGAAGAAGCGCACATGCTCGGGTACAAGAACTTCGCTGAAGTGTCGTTGGCGCCGAAGATGGCCGAGTCGCCGGAACAGGTGATGGCCTTCCTCGAGGACCTCGCGATGCGCGCCCGTCCGCACGCCGAGCACGACTGGACGGAACTGCGCGAGTTCTCCGCGGGCGAGCTGGGCCTGAGCGAACTGCAACCGTGGGATGTCGCATTTGCCGCCGAGCGTCTGCGTCAGAAGCGCTACTCGTTCTCCGAAAACGAAGTGAAGCAGTACTTCCCGGAAGACATCGTGCTCAAGGGCCTGTTCAAGGTCACGGAGACGCTGTTCGGTGTGAAGATCCGCCGCGACGAAGCGGCGACGTGGCATCCCGACGTGCGCTTCTTCCGTGTCGAGAATCAGGACGGCGGTCTCGTCGCGCAGTTCTATCTCGACCTGTACGCACGCGAAGGCAAGCGCGGCGGCGCATGGATGGACGACGCGCGCTCGCGCCGCAAGCCCGTGAACGGTGCTGTGCAAACGCCCGTCGCGTATCTGACGTGCAACTTCTCGGCGCCCGTCGGCGGCAAGCCTGCCTGCTTCACGCACGACGAAGTGATCACGCTGTTCCACGAATTCGGCCACGGCCTGCATCACATGCTGACGCGCGTCGACGAACTCGGCGTGTCGGGCATCAACGGCGTCGAATGGGATGCCGTCGAGCTGCCGTCGCAGTTCATGGAAAACTTCTGCTGGGAGTGGGACGTGCTGAGCGACATGACACAGCATGTCGATACGGCCAAGCCGCTGCCGCGCGATCTGTTCGACAAGATGCTGGCCGCGAAGAACTTCCAGAGCGGTCTGGGCACGCTGCGCCAGATCGTGTTCTCGATGTTCGACATGAAGCTGCACGTGGACTTCGACACTGCCGGCGCAAAGAGCGCGAACGACCTGGCGCGCGAGATCAACGAGCGCTTCCATGTGATTCCGCAAGCTGCATTTTCGCGCTGGCCGAACACGTTCAGCCACATCTTCGCGGGCGGCTACGCGGCGGGCTACTACAGCTACAAGTGGGCCGAAGTGCTGTCCGCCGATGCGTATGCCGCATTCGAAGAAGCCGCGCAAGCGGGCCAGGGCAGCGTGCTCGATGTGGCAACGGGCACGCGCTATCGCAAGGAGATCCTCGAAGTGGGCGGCAGCCGTCCCGCGATGGAATCGTTCAAGGCGTTCCGCGGCCGCGAACCGAACATCGATGCGCTGCTGCGTCACAACGGTATGGCGCCGGGCTCGACACCGGGCATTGCGCATTGA
- a CDS encoding DUF3300 domain-containing protein, translating to MNRYGPYRPRTWLVCAALAALPPATGIVAPLDAVAQTPAKVSNQQLDALTAPIALYPDALLAQVLMASTFPQDVDAAAAWSKANSQYKGDDAVKAVASEPWDPSVQSLVAFPQVLATMASKPDWVSQLGNAFLAQPNDVMDSVQRLRKQAQSAGNLKSSEQQKVIVEQNTIQIQPANPQVVYVPTYNPTVVYGTWPYPAYPPVYVPPPPGYAIATGFMTGLAFGAGVAVVNSLWGGFNWNNHDVNINVNRYNNVNVNNRINSNTSTANWNRNANVNRNNANFNRNNANLNNSNLAAQRDQFRGRDASRAQAQQTLQNRTGQNLSGNASQRVQNIHQGGANSGEIRNSAQNLNRDNALRGSGDAAGSRQELQRGQSSRQTLASNGGANSRPGAGGGGQQFEGRQAGGGARPGGGGAGQAGGFQGGGRGGGGGFHGGGGGGFHRR from the coding sequence GTGAATCGTTACGGACCCTACAGGCCACGCACATGGCTCGTCTGCGCGGCGCTTGCAGCCCTGCCGCCCGCCACGGGCATCGTCGCGCCGCTCGACGCCGTCGCGCAGACACCCGCCAAAGTCTCGAACCAGCAACTCGATGCGCTGACAGCGCCCATCGCGCTCTATCCGGACGCGCTGCTCGCCCAGGTGCTGATGGCGTCGACGTTCCCGCAGGATGTCGACGCGGCCGCGGCGTGGTCGAAAGCAAACTCGCAGTACAAGGGCGACGACGCGGTGAAAGCTGTCGCGTCGGAGCCGTGGGATCCCAGCGTGCAATCGCTCGTCGCGTTCCCGCAGGTGCTCGCGACGATGGCGTCAAAACCCGACTGGGTCTCGCAGCTCGGCAACGCGTTTCTCGCGCAACCGAACGACGTGATGGACTCGGTGCAGCGACTGCGCAAGCAGGCGCAGTCGGCGGGCAATCTGAAATCGAGCGAGCAGCAGAAAGTGATCGTCGAGCAGAACACGATCCAGATTCAGCCCGCGAATCCGCAAGTGGTTTATGTGCCGACCTATAACCCGACTGTCGTGTATGGCACGTGGCCTTATCCCGCCTATCCGCCCGTCTATGTGCCGCCGCCTCCCGGCTATGCGATCGCGACGGGCTTCATGACGGGCCTCGCGTTCGGCGCGGGCGTGGCCGTCGTCAATTCGCTGTGGGGCGGCTTCAACTGGAACAACCACGACGTCAACATCAACGTCAATCGCTACAACAACGTCAACGTCAACAACCGGATCAATTCGAATACGTCGACGGCGAACTGGAACCGCAACGCGAACGTCAATCGCAACAACGCGAACTTCAACCGCAATAACGCCAACCTCAACAACAGCAATCTCGCGGCACAACGCGACCAGTTTCGCGGACGTGACGCTTCGCGCGCGCAGGCGCAACAGACACTGCAGAACCGCACCGGCCAGAACCTGAGCGGCAATGCGAGCCAGCGCGTGCAGAACATCCATCAGGGCGGCGCCAACTCGGGCGAGATCCGCAACAGCGCTCAGAACCTGAACCGCGATAACGCGTTGCGCGGCTCCGGCGACGCCGCAGGCTCGCGCCAGGAACTTCAACGCGGGCAGTCGAGCCGGCAGACGCTCGCGAGCAACGGCGGTGCGAACAGCCGGCCCGGCGCGGGCGGCGGCGGACAGCAGTTCGAAGGCAGGCAGGCGGGCGGCGGCGCGCGGCCGGGCGGCGGCGGCGCGGGCCAGGCCGGTGGCTTTCAGGGCGGCGGACGCGGCGGTGGCGGAGGATTCCACGGCGGCGGAGGCGGCGGATTCCATCGCCGCTAG